Below is a window of Mus caroli chromosome 2, CAROLI_EIJ_v1.1, whole genome shotgun sequence DNA.
agtattatttttatcttctttgaaaatgtaaaattaacaaaatgattCTGTGATATTCTATGGTCTAAAAACATTTCAGATATACTGCTATCTTTCAAATCATTTATTCTATAACACTTAGACATGTTGAATAACTAGTTATGATTTCTTCCTATAGATTCTTTTATATCTTATAAAACATATTTGGTTTTAGCACTACTCTCTAAGCTCTATAAGAGCAGAAACTAAGCTTCTATGTTGAAATTTCACATACAATATATGCAACCTCATGATCCTTCATGAAGAgaagatatatgtgtatataacattAAATCATCTATTCGGTAAAATATTCGGAACAAACTTTAAATATCTATGTTCAGATGTTCATTCCAATATAAGTTTTTAAGTATTGTgctaaatatgtatacatgtgtaaaaGTCATGTAAAAATTGAAAGCTTTTGAGaggatataaaatgaaaaggtaaTTCTAAAGCAATAAAACATGAAGGAAATACACAATTTTTCAGAGATTATAAAAACACACTAGAGTTTTCAATTAAACACATTAGAAATTACACTTGGCATCACTttgcataaaataataacatatcCAAAAATTTGAAGTCTttgatgtttcttctttttaatgggGAAGATGTtgggaaataatttaaataattcacaattatttaaaaagtaaaattaaaatcaaaggtTCATTGAACTCAGAAGTATTGGAATAGTGAAAATTCAATAATAAGTCAAAATTACAAATCACTGTAATATTTACCATTGTGAGATAGGCAGAGAAATTTGAAATCTCAATAGCAGAGAGAAAAGCTGTTACGTGTGGAACAGAAAAAGAATTTGAGATTTATGATATGTAAAGGACAATGTATAAAACTCAAGATAATTTCAGTTTTTCAGAATACACAACTCTGAGAGAGCTAATAATTCAGTACATAGGTTAGaagtaatttaaagaaaaataaaatgatggctAGGATACTGTATCCTGGAGTAGATACTGAATATCTTTGATGGATAAAAGATAAATACATGAGGGGCAGTAACTGTAGCATTTAGTTATGTTATGGTGACATGCTAGTCAGAAATAAAGAGTTAAAGTACAAACATGCATTCTACATAATAGTTATAGATATAAATATTGCTTACTAAAGAATAATACATATAACCACCGTTGTGGGAACAGTTGAAAGAAATGCTGGAACCATTAAGTTATAGATATGGTGCTGATATGACACTTATGATCAAATTCAAATTCTTTTGGTTACTTTTTGTATATAAATTTTGTGAATTTCTCAACTTTGACAAAGATTCCTTCAGGGTCTTAAATCTCAGACATAAGTAGCATTGTTAAGATTAATAGGGACAATGacaggattatatatatattatatatatatataatttatatatatataaaataagatgttcttgatatatatatatatatatatatatatcaagaacatcttatttttattcacaATCTGAGATTTCAGGAAACATATATTGTGCTACATTATCTCTGATATGTTTGTACAGATATGGCATGGGTTATAATTATGCAACAAATGCTTACTTTTGTTATCATTATCTAAATGTTTGTCCACATAGTAATTGGTACAGGTTTCTTGAACTCAGAATAGCTTTATCTGGACTGGACATTGTTACTGAATGTCCACTCAATTCCTTACCTGAGATGCAActcaaagaaaacacttttagCTCAATTCGAAAGTTTATCGAAAGTAAAATTGTGATGAAAGAGTTTCTATGACAAATAAAGGCAAATAATGAAAGGTAAAGATGAAGTTTACTGATCTAGTGCTTCACAATAATAGCAACTGCTTGTAGCCAAGACATAGGCAGTCTGAGCTATGGTGATCTTGTGTCATTACtcggtgttttgttgtttttgtttgtgacaaACTAGCAGGACAAAAAGATCTTaaatgtgcttctttttttttcaacccCATAAAATATAGGAAGTAGGACTATGTTTGTGAATAACTCATACAAATCAATATGACTGGACACCTCtcctgtgtttgtgtatttgatacttttttgtatttcttttcttttttaaaatatctgaactCCATTGAGTAAGTGGACATTAAAACCTTGAAATCAATCATCTATGGATGGATCCACCCTACAAAGTCCCCAACAGAACCACTCTACATTAGTAGCATTCATCTTACTTGGCTTTTCTGATGTTCCCAACTTGCAAGAATttctttttgggttgtttttgatGGTCTATCTAATTATTCTGATGGGCAATAGCCTCATTATCATAATTATAAGAGCTGACCCTTCCCTGCAAactcccatgtactttttccttggaaatttttctttcttagaaatgtGTTATGTGTCAGTCACTCTGCCCAGGTTATTAACAGATCTCTACAGACAAGACAGAATCATTTCTTTCATGGCTTGCGGtacacaaatgtattttttccttATCTTTGGGGCCACTGAGTGCTTTATTCTGACGGCTATGGCTTATGACAGATATGTTGCTATTTGTAACCCGTTGCTCTATCCTCTCATTATGAACAACAGTCTCTGTATACAACTGGCAGCTGGCTGTTGGATAAGTGGAGTTCCTGTTCATATAGGGTTCACATACTGGATCTTCTCTCTACCATTTTGTGGATCAAATCAGCTGaatcactttttctgtgacatACCTCCAGTCCTGACCCTAGCTTGTGGGGACACTTTTATGATAGAGATGATAATTTATGTGATTGCCCTTTTAGTTGTTACCATTCCTTTTATGCTGATCCTTGCATCTTATGTAAAAATAATCTCAAGCATTCTGAAGCTTCCATCTGCAACTGGGAGAGCCAAGGCCTTCTCTACGTGTTCTTCCCACCTTATAGTTGTAGCTTTATTCTTTGGATCAGGTATCATTACATACTTGAGACCAAAGTCCAGCCACTCAGCAGGAGTAGacaaattcctttctcttttctatacTGTTGTGACTCCAATGTTCAACCCCATGATATACTGTTTAAGAAACAAAGATGTTATGATtgcattgaaaaaatattttctgagatgCTTCGTGTTATGACTTAAggaacatgttttatttatttttatattttccttttttaaattatagtatagttacacaatttcttttcttctttctttccttcctaccctTGTCATGCACGGTTCTTCTCATTTTTGGTCACATTCACAGCTACTTTTTCTTTAATCATTGTTACATATAAGCATGTGTACATAAAACACagtaaaatatgttcttttttcAGAAAACTTGTGTGGTTCTTTTTCAATATTCTtgattttttagatattttaatgagTACTCATGTTTATATATCAATCAAGACCaactctgtatttatttttaagcagtAAATTAATTCTAAACTTCAATTTTTACATTTGTACGTACCTAATTCAAGATACAGATACTAAAATTATaaagtttttgttcttttcatgaTGAGACTCCAAGTTAATgactatattttctattttatgaaaatgtttatgATGTAAATATATGCTTACTCTAatataatattgaaataattattaATGAATAGGTAAGATTCAACTATTAATGCTTTTTATGCATGAATGAGTGATTGATTCGTAATTATATAattctattaaagaaaaaaaaatcaggtttcaGTTGAGATTAAGGATATTTCATGTTAAagacatcttttatttttctggtatgTAACCTGATTCTAATTATGGGTTTAAACTCTCTTTTTAAGATGGGTAttgttgcacatgcctttaatctcagcctttGAAAGGAAGAGGCataaggatctctgagttcatggtaAACCAATTGTACAGAATGAGCTTCAAGACAActagagaaacaaagagaactagagtctacaaagagaaaccctgtatcaattCCATATCCCtgtaacttctctctctctctctctctctctctctctctctctttattttgtatttatttattatttattaaatattttctttatttacatttcaaatgttatcccctttcctagtttcccctccaaaaatcccctatcccctcactCTCCCCTCTGCtgcccaacccatccactcccattcctggtcctggcattcccctatattggggcatagagcagTGTACATGATAAATATGTGttgatatattttcttaataaaatgtaGAGGAATTATAAACCAGAAATATGAAAGTtctggcaaaggatcacatccaaagatcttctaagtctatgtgatctggctggaattcAATCATGcccttagtatatacctttaactgctccccccccctccaaaaaaaaagaaggtaaggTTAATTTctagaaggaagcagaaaggttTAAAAGAGACATCTAATTGGTGGGCAGACAATGTGATGAATGAAAGAGGTATTTGACAGAATGTGTAAAATAAGATatacccaactctcaggagatcatacagaaatgaacacagagacaaagacagagagtgaAGGCAATGGAGTGATGTTCATAGAAATGGAATGGAAGCCAGTGAAGCTGGTGGATTTCAGTTCATGGGATACAAAGCTAGTTTGTATAagcagtgagaagctgagaggagTTAATCAGTCACCGTGGAGAAGAGTTTTGTGCCAGAATAGATGAGCTAAACCAGTcaattcagaaagaacaagaaagggtaagCTTTTCAGaggtaagcctctgagatgacaattacatctgtcAAATAACGTTACATTTGCATATTTGCATCAGGGACCCAACTTaattggagaaaaagaaagtctaCTAATGTTAAAGAAAGCTGGCAACTTACAGAAATGTTGCAGAGAATAAGACTGAAAGTTTTGGGGCAGAAAGCTGCAGAGGAGAAATTCAACTAGAATTGATTCCAGAGAGAGCATCAGTTCTCTGAGTTTGGCTAGACACCTAGATACTCAGAGGACTCTGAAGTTGCAAGAGACTTGAGCccagaggaagaaacaaaacaggatCCTATGCAGCATTAAGGCACAGCAAGCTACCcgaaaagataattttaattatatgtacacattttttatttttgattttattggttattttatttatttacatttcaaatattatcccctttcctgctctAAAATCCCTGTGAAACTCCATTTCAGATCCTTTATTACCAATGGTAGCAGTTgagcatatataaatattactTGAAAAAGCCATTGTCATACCTTTTTTTCAACTGTGATCATTGGAGTAAACCCCTCCCTACTTTCTATTAAAATCTTCATATATTTCTTCACAAAATTGAAATAACAACTgtacagtaagaaaaaaatctcaaatgaggttgaaaaataaatgtaaaattaaaaaattgtgtAAGATAAAGTAGATGTGCAATAAGAAAAAATacacgaaaaacaaaaaaaaaacctatgatagtATAAATCTTGATAGAtaagatataaaaaaataagaaaatggaagtTTCTAATTGTGAATCTAATGCACCTTGAGAAATTATGGATCAAGATAAACAGTCCATTTCACTTCTTAATGAAATTGCTTAAAGGAAACTGGCTTCCCCAGTTGACCAGGGACAAATGCCAGAAAATCTGATAATTCACAAGATGAACATCTAGCCTGGAATCCAGTTGAACTACaacatattaaataatttaaaaaaactagtAATATCTTATGGAATACACTCACACTATGAGTGAAAAATACCTTGACTAGACAAAACAGGTTTATCCCCCAAGACTGGAAAGATTTAGGAGCAGCTGTACTGGAAGCTAGTTCTCAATTAGAAAGATTGAAATGGTGCTGAGAAAAAAAGTGTAATCATGCAGAATCATAGTAGGTCTAAACATGGCCCCGACCAGCAGGGATAATCAGTGGGGACCCAgggcaagagagtgagagagtgggagggaaaagAGATAAGAAGAATGAGAGCATGTCAATAacactgatcaagctctgaaaaactttattcaggagtggcaatatgagcataagcaagaggaggcttcaagggaggaggggagagtcaGGGGGCTCTCTGAAgatcaggtggcaatcttcagctcctttaaCACCGTGTCCTCTTTACCCACAAACATTCTTTAAACTTCAATATATTTAATCTTATACATACACAGTTTAATATTAAAGAATACATTTGGGGTAATCGTAGGCAAGGAAGAACCAGGAAGCAAGAAGACAAGCAACACAGACAATTTGACACCAAGTTATAGCAATTACACAGTTGGAGGACTACAGAAAATACCAATGCACTGGAAGTTAGATGAAACAACACTGAAcctatttaaaatgaataaatgatgaattttgaaattatatatattttcctttcagtTAACATTACACAGTGTGTAttagtattaaaaaataatccagTATCCCCCAAATACCTACAATTCTGTGTATCTTTCAGttactttatctatttatctatttatttgtttgtttgtttgtttgtttgttttgagacagggtttctctgtgtagccctggctgtcctggaactcactctatagctggtcttgaactcagaaatcagcctgcctctggctcccaagtgctgggattaaaggcatgtgcaaccacacctggcttaatttaatttttatggagTGCTTAAAAGGTAGTAAAATTCTcaagtttaaagagaaaaaaggatagccaggtacatgtctgtaatccagtTATTCATTAGGTTGAGTTGTGTGTCTGAGATAAGCCTTTGGTACACATgaagttccatgccagccagagttttatagtgagaccctgtgtaaTAATAGAAGAAAGAGGATTGCTAGAGTTGGAGTAGCTTCTGTGGAAAATAGGTAGTAGAGAATCATAGAAACATAGCTCAATTATATTGAGATCATTAAACATTAATAAAACTTGTTTGCATAACGTTTGTTCTCTTATAGTGACttgaaaatatgatatattacTTTAAGTAACATGAATACATAtcagaaagcagaacagagaaagTTGGTCTTTAGGTATCTGTGAATAAGTAGATGTCAGATAAGATGAGCTCCCTACATTCTCTTCTCATTAATTAATAAAGAACCTAAAGTACCAAGTCACCACAAGAACCAGTAGCGGTTCCAAGAAATGTCTGAAAAACTACAGAGAAGTCTGTGGTATATAAGGACACAAGGTAGAGAAGGCACAAAGGAAATTTATATTTTGGAGttatttactcttattttttatgtttaagaATATTTGTTTGCAGGTACATGTGTTCCACATGTGTGTAATTCCCATGAAaataagaagagggcatcacatccctaGGACTAGAGTCACAAGTGGTTTTAAGTCactttatgggtgctgggaactaagatCAGATTATCAataagagcaataagtgctcttcCCCTGTTCCCATTTTAAACATCCTCTTATCCAGGAAAGAAGGAGGCTTGTAAGAGTCAAAGAGTAAATACATACCAATTGTTCGGgacatattcatttatttatttatttatttatttatttatttatttatttatttatctatctatctatctatgtcttgGAGTTAAGATTCTTTACTAGCTATTAGTTCAGGCAGATGCCCTGGTTCTGTGATCCCCTCTTCCTATAGGTCACAGTGAGCGGGTTTCTTCAGAAGAGCCTGTGGGGCTGAGAGTGCTGAGCCCCAGGGTCAGAAGCAGAACTTTAAAGCCTCAGATACAAGCTGCTTCCATGCTTCCAGGCTGGGCagcagggaggagaggcccatgacATGCCAGAGCTCTCCGTCAGACACCTTGGAGGTTTTGTAGGACAGCAGCTGTACACCCGCCTCTGCCAGGAGACCGATCATAGTAGGTAGCATCACAGGGTTGGAGGGCTGAGCCCGGAacataagcagatattagcccctGCGTAGGGGCAGCtctggtctgaagacagctctgtTGAGCACCTGCAGCATTGGTGTGGTGCCCTGAACAAGCCCACAGCTTGGTAGGGGACACCTGCTAGGGCCACAGTCAGGAGGCATtccctgctgccctgctcccctgggACCGCAGGGTTGTGGGAGGTGGTGATATTGAGGCCAGCCTCTTTCACCAGTAGCTTAGCGTTCACCaagttcacaactgcctgctTGGATGCTTCTCTCAGAAGGCCGACAATGACTGCAGGGCTCAGGCAGGTCCCAGCATTCTTCAGAGATGTACCTTGTGTAACCACCTGGATGGTTCATTTAGGGGAGCCAGCCCAGGAGTGCATAAGAATGCCCAATGCTTCTGCCAGACCAATGCAAGGCTTGGTGTGTGGAGAGAAGACACTGGTAAGGGCCTGGGCATTTACGACCCCTGTTAGATTTCCCCTTCACCATTTCCACAAACTGGACTATGATTTCCTCTGCACAGTGGCTCTGGGCTTCCTTGGTGTTGGCACCCAGGAGGGGACAGCTGATGACGTTCTCATGGTCCACTAAGTCCAGGTCCCGTGGTGGCTCTTCTGTAAACACATCCAGTGTAGCCCCAGCACACTGACCAGACTGCAGGGCACGCAACAGGAACAGGGCACCTTCATTCACAATGCCTCCTTGAGCACAGTTCACCACTCACACACCTTTCTTGCACTGAGCAAAGGTGCTGTTACTCAGCAAACCTGTGGTGGAGGGCAAGATTGGGGTATGGACAGttatgaagtcacagagatgcCAGATCTCCTCCTGCGGCAACTGCTGAACACAAAAGGAGGCTGTGACTTCAGGAGAAATGATGGGGTCATAGCCTACAGTTTTCATTCCAAACAATTGTATTCGGGTGGCCACCTGTCTTCCGATTCTGCCTAGGCCAATAATTCCCAGTGTCTTCCCGTTCAGTTCTGTCCCCATGAACTTCTGGTCCCATTTGCCTTCTTTCATCGAAACAGTCACCTGGGGGATCTGCCTGGCCAGCACATGATCATTCCACAGATGAGCTCAGCAGCATTGATGCTGTTTCCGTGGGGGTGTTCATGACTAAGATACCCTTCCTTGTGGCAGCCTCCAGATCCACATTGTCCATGCCTGTACCAGCCCTGCCTATCACCTGGAGCTTCTCTGCTGCGTTGATGACATCAGCAGTGACCTTGGTAGCTGACTGGATGATAAGGCCTTCACAGTTCTGGAGTTCTGCTATCAGCTCCTTCTTTGCTCAAGTTTGGCTTCTCCACCACCTGCAGCCCTCCAACTTGCATGATCTTCTGGCAGCAGGAGTTCAGGCTGTCACTGATCAGTACACTGTGCAGATTTGCGAAGGCCATTGGTGGAGTCAGGCCTTAGAATCAATTGCTCTGGGTGGGCATAAGCATTTAGTGCAGGCAGGGATGGCACCGGTGACTGGGCCAGGAAATTTTAATTGTACAGGATTTAAAATACCCCTCAATAAGACTGAGGAATAAGTAAAGAATCATTGGACGATGAGACTTCCCAACAAGTGGAGCTGCTCTGAAAAGACTCTAACCTCTGATGTTTTAGGCATTTTCTATGGAGAGATGCAGACATGGTGCTCTCATGAGTCTTCACCCAGGCTGGAATAGAAATTTTTATTGATATGGCTACATTGAGACATTCATGATCTCTGAGCCGTAGAAAAGATGGTTGAAATGATGTCCTGCTTAGAGCCAAATACTTAAGAGTAACACTCATTTCCTTAGTACCCTAAGCTAAGCATCCACTACCATTTAGCACAAAGAGAAGCTTTTATGATTAAGTTAGTATAGCACTGACTATAAGTACAAAGTTTGTGATGAAATTCAGCACGTGACACTTTACATAAACAATACTACTTTATATTCCTACCTAGGACCTATGGCCATGAATTTTTAATCATCTTCACaggataagattttttttcctaaagttgTTGTGCCTCCATATCAATCTGAGATTGTTTGGTTACCCtggtatattaaaatatcttactggagaacctggatgaaatggacaagtttctattcagatagcaggtaccaaagtaaaatcaagaccagtttaatgatctaaacagtcctatatcccctaaagaaatagaagcagtcttaatattctaccaaccaaaaaaaagcccaggaccagatgggtttagtgcagagttctatcagactttcaaagaagatctaNNNNNNNNNNNNNNNNNNNNNNNNNNNNNNNNNNNNNNNNNNNNNNNNNNNNNNNNNNNNNNNNNNNNNNNNNNNNNNNNNNNNNNNNNNNNNNNNNNNNNNNNNNNNNNNNNNNNNNNNNNNNNNNNNNNNNNNNNNNNNNNNNNNNNNNNNNNNNNNNNNNNNNNNNNNNNNNNNNNNNNNNNNNNNNNNNNNNNNNNNNNNNNNNNNNNNNNNNNNNNNNNNNNNNNNNNNNNNNNNNNNNNNNNNNNNNNNNNNNNNNNNNNNNNNNNNNNNNNNNNNNNNNNNNNNNNNNNNNNNNNNNNNNNNNNNNNNNNNNNNNNNNNNNNNNNNNNNNNNNNNNNNNNNNNNNNNNNNNNNNNNNNNNNNNNNNNNNNNNNNNNNNNNNNNNNNNNNNNNNNNNNNNNNNNNNNNNNNNNNNNNNNNNNNNNNNNNNNNNNNNNNNNNNNNNNNNNNNNNNNNNNNNNNNNNNNNNNNNNNNNNNNNNNNNNNNNNNNNNNNNNNNNNNNNNNNNNNNNNNNNNNNNNNNNNNNNNNNNNNNNNNNNNNNNNNNNNNNNNNNNNNNNNNNNNNNNNNNNNNNNNNNNNNNNNNNNNNNNNNNNNNNNNNNNNNNNNNNNNNNNNNNNNNNNNNNNNNNNNNNNNNNNNNNNNNNNNNNNNNNNNNNNNNNNNNNNNNNNNNNNNNNNNNNNNNNNNNNNNNNNNNNNNNNNNNNNNNNNNNNNNNNNNNNNNNNNNNNNNNNNNNNNNNNNNNNNNNNNNNNNNNNNNNNNNNNNNNNNNNNNNNNNNNNNNNNNNNNNNNNNNNNNNNNNNNNNNNNNNNNNNNNNNNNNNNNNNNNNNNNNNNNNNNNNNNNNNNNNNNNNNNNNNNNNNNNNNNNNNNNNNNNNNNNNNNNNNNNNNNNNNNNNNNNNNNNNNNNNNNNNNNNNNNNNNNNNNNNNNNNNNNNNNNNNNNNNNNNNNNNNNNNNNNNNNNNNNNNNNNNNNNNNNNNNNNNNNNNNNNNNNNNNNNNNNNNNNNNNNNNNNNNNNNNNNNNNNNNNNNNNNNNNNNNNNNNNNNNNNNNNNNNNNNNNNNNNNNNNNNNNNNNNNNNNNNNNNNNNNNNNNNNNNNNNNNNNNNNNNNNNNNNNNNNNNNNNNNNNNNNNNNNNNNNNNNNNNNNNNNNNNNNNNNNNNNNNNNNNNNNNNNNNNNNNNNNNNNNNNNNNNNNNNNNNNNNNNgatggcctagtcggccatcactggaaagagaggaccattggacttgcaaactttatatgccccaggacagggaaaTGCCatagccaaaaagtgggagtgggtgggtaggggagtaggtgggagggtatgggggacttttgggatagcattggaaatgtaaatgaggaaaatacctaataaaaagtattaaaaaaaaatcttacatagCTGGTTGACATTGTATTTACATTGCTCACAGATAGGTAAGAGGACAGTTAAGTTTTCTTACACAAGAAACTGCACAGCAGCTTCGAGCACTGTAAAGACCAGTAAGCAAGAAGTAAGGATCTAAGATCCAGAGTGATGTCTCTATATCTTCTTACCAAGGTAGTTaacaatatgattttaaaattgttgtCTTTTTACTTCTCATTTGAAATTTAGTGTTACTTTATGTTCATTTgcctgtatgcatatgtgtgtgagggagTCAGAAAACCTAACACTGGAGTGAGACCCAGGTGTTTTCTGCATTGTAGTAGTTACTGGGTGTTGAACATGCTTCCTCTGGAAGCATAAACAGTGATCTTACCACTGACATCTCTCTCCAATCCCAATCTTTTTAGTTTTGATTAGTTATCTTAAACTTAACAATGTAATCCCACTTGAATTTCAGGAGCAGTTAGCATATGGTGTGCAGGAGTTCCCCTTAACTACTTAAGGAATGATCTGGTGGGTGTTATACCCACAAGTCAAAAGGAATTAAAATTATACACAATAGAGATCTAGCAAGTTTTGCCTTTTTGGACCCAGAAATCCCCATAGCTTCCACAATGCTAATGCCCTATTTCCCCTTCCTAAAGATCCCATGTTGACATCAAGCAGCTCAAACTTAGCAGTCAAGGAGAAATAGAAGCATTTgtatcaatattttctatggacAGGATTCTAGGGCCTGTATACTTCAGAATGGATTGATTACGTATCCTCAAATTTCTCCCCTGGAGGCAGTGCTAGTTTGGCATATGAAACTGCCAACCTAGAACATGAATTCTGTTCTGTGAAAGGAGGAAACATTATGTGCAAATCCTTTCTATCCACTGCTTAGAACCTGGAAGTTTGGGGTTGCCTTTAGAACTTTGTCTGAAAACAGC
It encodes the following:
- the LOC110289984 gene encoding olfactory receptor 10AG1-like isoform X2; the encoded protein is MKFTDLVPQQNHSTLVAFILLGFSDVPNLQEFLFGLFLMVYLIILMGNSLIIIIIRADPSLQTPMYFFLGNFSFLEMCYVSVTLPRLLTDLYRQDRIISFMACGTQMYFFLIFGATECFILTAMAYDRYVAICNPLLYPLIMNNSLCIQLAAGCWISGVPVHIGFTYWIFSLPFCGSNQLNHFFCDIPPVLTLACGDTFMIEMIIYVIALLVVTIPFMLILASYVKIISSILKLPSATGRAKAFSTCSSHLIVVALFFGSGIITYLRPKSSHSAGVDKFLSLFYTVVTPMFNPMIYCLRNKDVMIALKKYFLRCFVL
- the LOC110289984 gene encoding olfactory receptor 10AG1-like isoform X1; the protein is MDGSTLQSPQQNHSTLVAFILLGFSDVPNLQEFLFGLFLMVYLIILMGNSLIIIIIRADPSLQTPMYFFLGNFSFLEMCYVSVTLPRLLTDLYRQDRIISFMACGTQMYFFLIFGATECFILTAMAYDRYVAICNPLLYPLIMNNSLCIQLAAGCWISGVPVHIGFTYWIFSLPFCGSNQLNHFFCDIPPVLTLACGDTFMIEMIIYVIALLVVTIPFMLILASYVKIISSILKLPSATGRAKAFSTCSSHLIVVALFFGSGIITYLRPKSSHSAGVDKFLSLFYTVVTPMFNPMIYCLRNKDVMIALKKYFLRCFVL